The nucleotide window CGTACGATAGTACTGCGCTAACAACGAGCCGACGATTAACTGCATTGGATGAAAGAGCAATAAAGGCAAAATGGCGATGCCTACTGCATAACCAGCAAAAACAATTTGCGCGATGGCAACCCCTGAGGCCAGGCTTCTTTGTGATCCACAGAATAAAATGGTGATTCGATCGGCTTGGGTAAAGCCTGCGAGTTTGCTTAGATAGCCGGTGACGATAAGTGCCAGTACAAGAAGCGCTCCATTCACAACGATCAGGCCCAGGAGTGAGTGCGGTGCAATTTGCGACCACAAACCTTGCACCACGGCCTCGCTAAAGGCCGTGTAAGCAACCAGTGGAAGTGCGCACTGTTCGATCCATTCAAGGGGCCGGGCATGGCGCTCAAAAGAGGCGGCAAGCCAACGGCACGCTATCTGGCCGATGATAAAAGGCACGAGTAAAAGCAGTGTAACTTGTTTGACTGAAGACAACCATAAAGCATGGTTTATTCCATGCTGGCTGAAGATTAAGCTGGCGAATAATGGCGTGATAAGAATGCCCAGCAGATTTGAGGCTGGCGCAGAACATATCGCTGCCGCTACATTACCTTTGGCAATTGCGGTGAAAGTAATCGAGGCTTGTATGGTTGAGGGCAATATGCATAAAAACAAAACGCCCGTATACAGAGTTGGGGTAACCAGTGGCGATAAAATCGGCTGGAGCGCCAGTCCAAGTAGCGGAAACATCGCAAAGGTGCAACCGAAAATCAGGAGATGAAGCCGCCAGTGCATGGCTCCAGCGATTAAGGTTGCACGCGGTAATTTTGCTCCATGCAAGAAAAAGATGAGGCTAATTGCGCCATTTGCAGCCCAACTGAAGGCCACCGTGGCTTCACCCTGGCAGGGCAGAAAATTGGCAAGAATAACTGCGCTCAGGATCGATAAAGTCAGAAAATTTGGCTGAAATTTGGCGCGCATTAATCGAGCTCAGTCAAACTGTCTGTGCGCTTGGGTATATTCGCTTTTTAAACGTGTTACGAGTTCGGCTACGGAGGGAAGGTCGTCTATCAGACCCACTCCTTGGCCGGCTCCCCAAATATCTCGCCATGCTTTGGCTTGGTGATTGTTAAAAACCATTTTTGATTTGTCTGCGCTAGGGAGTTGGTTAGGGTCTAACCCAGCATTGACAATACTTTGTCGAATATAATTGCCATGCACACCGGTAAAAAGGTTAGTGTAAATAATATCGGTTGCCTGAGCCTCAATAATGGCATTTTTATATTGATCGGTAGCATGGGCTTCATGTGTTGCGATAAAGCGTGTGCCAATATAAGCCAAGTCAGCCCCCATGGCTTGCGTGGCGAAAATAGCTTGGCCGGTTGTGATCGCTCCAGAAAGAACCAGTGGCCCCGTAAAGAAACGCCGCACTTCGCCGACTAAGGCAAAGGGCGATAAATTGCCGGCATGGCCTCCCGCACCGGCGGCGACCAAAATCAAACCGTCCACTCCAGCCTCTAGCGCCTTATGTGCATGACGGATACTGATTACGTCATGGAGCACAATGCCGCCATAGGCGTGCACGGCGTCTATTAACTCTCTAATCGGCTCACGCAAACTGGTGATGAAAATAGGCACTCGATGCTCAACGCAAACCCGCACATCGTGCTCAAGCCGTGTATTTGTGCTGTGGATAATCTGATTGACAGCAAGCGGGCCGATACGTGCTTCAGGCTGGGCTGCTTGGTACGCATCAAGGGCTTGTTTGATTTCTGTAAGCCAGGCATTCAGTAACTCAGGAGGCCGCGCATTTAAGGCTGGAAAAGCGCCCACAATGCCAGCTTTACATTGCGCCAACACCAATTCTGGGTAGCTAACGGTAAACATGGGCGCCGCGATAACCGGCAATACGAGGTTTTGCAAAACTGTGGGGAGAGCCATTGCATTTCCGCTTTTGTAAGATCACGGCGAAGCGTGATTGATGTGTTTGCTGGAAAGAACGTGTATTTTTACATCCGGCGCAGTCTTTTAAATTTTGCAGGTACGCTGTAAAAATTTAAAAGGCTGCTGACCTGGCACTGAATCTGAAACTTGCATCCTTGCCGGTTAAGTTTAACCAATGCTGCGCGGGCTGAGCATTAAGCCGCGCAATCTGCTTCAGCACGCATCCCTAGCCGCGCGAGTAGAGTCCGGTCGGCCTCTGCTTGTGGATTGGTTGTAGTTAATAGTTTTTCACCATAAAAAATTGAATTTGCGCCAGCGAAAAAACATAATGCTTGCAGAGCCACATCCATTTGTTCGCGGCCGGCTGATAAGCGCACCATCGCGCGTGGCATAGTGATGCGCGCCACGGCAATTGTCCGCACAAATTCAAATGGATCTAACGGCTCTGTGCCGGATAAGGGTGTGCCTTCAACTTGCACCAAATTATTAATGGGCACAGATTCTGGATAAGGATCTAAATTAGCGAGTTGCGCAATGAGCCCCGCTCGTTCGCGGCGTGATTCACCCAAGCCGACAATGCCGCCGCAGCAAACATTAATTTCTGCTGCACGCACATGTTCGAGGGTATCCAACCGCTCTTGATAGGTGCGTGTGCTAATAATTTGCCCATAAAACTCAGGGGACGTATCCAGGTTATGGTTATAGTAATCAAGACCGGCTTCTTTGAGTGCTTGCGCTTGCGGTTTTTCGAGCATGCCTAAGGTGACGCAAGTTTCAAGTCCCAACGCTTTAACTGCGCGGATCATCTCGAGTACGGGCGCCAAGTGCCGCTCTTTCGGGCTACGCCAGGCTGCGCCCATGCAAAAACGGGTTGCGCCATGCGCCTTAGCCGCCTTAGCCGCGCTGATGACTTCATCCAGCGGCATTAATTTATCTGCCGTAACGTCTGTCTCATAATGCGAAGATTGCGGGCAATATGCACAATCCTCTGGACAACCGCCAGTTTTGATTGAAAGCAAGGTAGACAGTTGCACTACATTTGCATCGAAATGCGCGCGATGTGTTTGCTGGGCACGGAACAATAAATCATTGAACGGCAGCTCGTATAACGCAAGGACGTCGGCGATTTTCCACGGAGCTGAGTTAGCCTCACCGGTTGCGCAAGTTAACGGCTTTAAGGTCGCTGGCGCAGCATTATGTGATGCACACGTCGCTTGTGTCATGGTGTTTTCCCTTATCAAAGGCGCTCAGCGCAGAGCGCGAGCAATGGATCGATATTTAAATAAAGCGCGGCAGTCGCAGCCGACGGAGATTCCAAATGCGGAATTTTACCTAATAGCGGTGCGCTGTATTGTTGCTCAAAACGTACCCGCAAAGTAGCCATGTTTTCGTCGACGTAGCGCATGGCTGGATCGATTTGATTGGCCACCCACCCTACGAACGAGAGTCCGTTTGCGCGGATTGCAGCGGCAGTCAATAATGCGTGATTTAAACAACCAAGACGTAAGCCTACTACCAGCACCACGGGCAGCTTTAGCGCGCGGGCGAGATCGGCTGTATCGTAATGGTCATCGAGCGGCACCTGGAAACCGCCAACGCCTTCAACCACCACACAATTGGCCGCTTGAGCTACTGTAGCATAACATTGTAGGATTTGCTCAATCTCAAGATGGATTCCATCTTGTCTAGCGGCGAGATGCGGGGCCAGGGCCTCTTGACATAAATAAGGGGTCGTTAAGGCGGTTGGCAAAGCAACGTTTGCCGCCTGCGCCAGAAACTCGGCATCTTCATTACACCAAACGCCATTGCGATATTCTGCGCCGGCGGCAATGGGTTTCATCGCGGCCGTGCGTAGCCCGCGGGCGCCAAAGGCGTGCAATAACGCAGAGGATGTCAGCGTTTTGCCAATTTCAGTATCGGTGCCGGTTACAAAAAAAGAATAAGATCGATCCATTAGATTGCAGAGGTCAGTAATGCAGTGCTGAGTTGTTCGAGGTCAGCCGACGAATGATTGGCGGATAAAGAAATCCGTAACCTTGATGCGCCTGGCTCTACTGTAGGTGGGCGAATCGCGGGCACCCATAGCCCCTGTGCGGCAAGCTGAGCGGCGCATGCAAGCGTGGGTGCGTTAGCGCCGATAATTAATGGTTGGATCGCAGTTACAGAGTCGACGGCTTGCCAGGCGGTTTGTTGTAATAGCGCGCGCGTTTGTGCGATCCGCTGTTGCAATTGTGCCCGTCTGGTTTGCCCTTCGCTGCTGGCGATAAGACTCAAGCTGGCTGAAGCGGCATGCGCTATGGCCGGCGGTGAGGCCGTGGTGAAAATATAGGGCCGGGCGCGCTGGATCAGCCATTCGATTACGGTATCGTGCGCAATCACAAAGGCACCCGCTACGCCGGCTGCTTTACCGAGCGTGGCAATATAAATCAACTGTGGCGAATGCAGTTCGAATGCCGCTAAAGTCCCTGCTCCATGGCTGCCCAGTACGCCAAAGCCGTGTGCATCGTCCACCACCAGCCAGGCTCCGTATTTTTCAGCTAAAGCGAGTAGTTCGTTAAGCGGCGCAAGATCCCCATCCATACTGAAAAGTGCATCTGTCACAATCAGTTTTAATGGTGTCTTGCAAACGCTCAATAAAGTTTCAAGCGCGACAGTATCTGCATGTGGATAGATTTGCACGTTGGCGCGCGCTAGGCGTGCGCCATCAATTAATGACGCATGGTTAAGCGCGTCTGAGAAAATTGTTGCGGCCTGTTCAGAGGCGCTTTTGGCTGGGCTTGCGAGGGCGGATAGCGTAGCCAGATTCGCCATGTAACCCGTACAAAAATACAGGGCACGCGGTTTATCAATAAATCCGCCGGCAAAGGCGGCGAGCTGATCCTCAAGTAGAGCATGGGCGCGTGAATGTCCGCCTAACAAATGTGAACCACCACTGCCAACGCCATAGCGCGTAGCGCCATCGACCAGAGCCGCGACCAATTTAGGATGAGAGGCTAATCCTAAGTAATCATTGCTGGCAAAATTAATCACCGCACGGCCGTCAACTTGCATATGCGTTGCGCAACTGGTTTCAGCGCAGCGTCGTTGGCGGCGCAGAGCCTGAGCATCAAGTTCCCGGAGCTGATTTGAAAGAGTGGCCAGAGCTTCCATCTTTAGACGGACTCGCTAAGGACCTGCTCTAGCGTGGCGCAAGTACGCTCGGCCAGCAAGGTGATTTCATCGTTAGACAAAATATAGGGCGGCATCAAATATACGGTGTGGTGAATTGGACGTAGCAGGAGTTCGTTTTGCAAAGCAGTCTCGAAGAAACGCCGCGAAAAACTCATCGCTGGCGTCGAAATTTTTTGGGGGGGCATATCCGGAGCATGATCTGGCGTGACCATTTTTGGGGTTACATCAAACGCAATAATGGTTCCGCAACGCCGTAGATGTCGCACGTGTGGATGCGTTGTTAGCGGCTCTAAAAGCCGGGCGAGCAACTCTGATTTTGAGCGATTACGCGCTAGCACATCTTCTTTCTCAAACAAATCAAGAGTTGCGAGTGCGGCGCGGCAGGCGAGTGGATTGCCGGTATACGAATGTGAATGCAAAAAGCCGCGGGCGGTGTCATCTGCATAGAATGCAGCGTAAATCGCAGGGCGTGTTAACACGACGGAAAGTGGCAAATAGCCCCCGCTAATGCCTTTTGATAAGCATAAGAAATCAGGTTGAATGCCAGCTTGTTCATAGGCGAAAAAAGTACCGGTCCGGCCGCATCCAACCGCAATTTCGTCGGTAATTAAATGCACTGCATAACGATCGCATAAGGCGCGTAGTTTTGTGATAAAGCTTGGATCATGCATCGCCATTCCGGCTGCGCACTGCACCAGGGGTTCAATAATGATGGCCGCAATATGGTTATGTCTGGCTTCAAATAATTCAGTAATCGCGGCAATGCTGCGCTGAGCGACGTCAGCCGCAGATTCTCCTGGCTGCGCTTGGCGGGCATCGGGCGATGGCGCAATATGCGCATGGCGCAACAATGGATCATACGCAGTTTTAAATAAAGCAACATCTGTGACGCCGAGTGCACCAATGGTTTCCCCATGATAGCCATTGGCAACGCAAACAAATTCTTGTTTGCTAGTCAGTCCGCTATTGCGCCAATAGTGGAAGCTCATTTTGAGTGCAATTTCAACCGCAGAGGCTCCGTCGGAAGCAAAAAAGGCATGCCCCAGTGCGCCTCCTGTGAGGGCGTTTAAACGCTCGGCGAGTTCGATCGCCGGCGCATGCGTGCAGCCCGCGAGCATGGCGTGTTCAAGCGTGTCAAGCTGCGCTTTGATGGCATCATTAATGTATGCGTTTGCATGACCAAATAGATTGACCCACCATGAACTAATTGCATCAAGGTAGCGATGGCTATCAACGTCATATAACCAGGCACCTGCGCCACGTGCCAAGGGTACCAACGGCAATTGTTCGTGGTGCTTCATTTGCGTGCACGGATGCCATACGGCATGCAGGCTACGGGCGATCCATTCGGTTGCAAGTGGGGTCTGGTTGGGGGTCATCATATTTTTGATTATAGGGGCAGCAGGTTAGATGCGGACCCTATTTTATCGTGAACGGATTGCCAACTTAGTTTTTTTGGCGCAAAGCGCGGAGCAAAAAACGCGCTGGATCAAGTACTTGGATGAGTGATCGTTCGATTGGCATAGGCTCACCATCCAGTTGTGAGGCGATCAATTCCGCGCCCAGCGTGGCCCAAACTAAACCGCGTGAACCATAAGCAAATGCGCCAAATAAACCGGGCGCGCGTGGCACGTCTAGTGACTGAGCGTTGATGCGTTGAGCCGCATGCTCATCTGCGATAGGGCCGATGAATGGCATGCGGTCATTTGCCACGCAGCGAAAGGCGACATATCCAGCTAATGTATTTGGATCAAAGCGGTTAGCCAATGAGGGTGCGAGCTGCGCCAGCTGGTTTAGATTATGTTGATGACTTTCCACGCAGGGCATAGGGTTGGGGTCATCCAGCTCGTAACTCGCGCCGGCTAATAGACTGGTTGAAGTTAAGGGGGCGAGGTAGCCGCTACCTGTGATGGGGATCTGTAACCTGACCGTTGGGGTGGGTAATGCGGTTAATTGCCCACGTATGGAGTGGGTCTGCACATAATGTAAACCGGCAAGGCGTGCGGCATCATTTGCATTCGCTAAGATAGCGACCGGCGCTGCGACGATGCTGCGGCCTGTGTCATCTAATGCGTGCCAGAGGTTTTCTCGATAGACTAGACGGTTGATTTTGTGTTGAAAATATGGCGTAAGCGCAGCGCCAGCCGTGATGAGTTGGGCCTGACATAGAGATGCCGGATCGAGCCAGCCCCCGCGCGGAAAATACCAACCGCCCTGCGCTAACTCTAGCCCTGCGAGCGCACTGGCTTCAGCGCGTGTGACAGAACTGACCAGCTCTGCCGGATAAGCTAAGCGGGAAAGAGTTGCCTGCATTGCATCAAGTGCGGTCTGATTGGCTGCAATTTGTATGAGGCCCTGTGCTCGCCAGAGAAACGTATCTATCGGGGCCAGCGTTTGCCAGCGCCGCAGCGCGTACAAAAAACCGGCCCGTGAGGCGCGTGCAGCGGCGTTGTCATCGCGTGTTATGAACGGGTGGAACACGCTGACCGGATTGCCAGAGGCGCCGGCTGCGCAGGTTTTGCTTTGCTCAATTAATGAGACATGCCAGCCACGTGCGGCGAGCCGCTCAGTGAGTGCGCAGCCGGCAAAGCCAGCGCCAATCACTAGCGCATGCCGTTCACGCGCAACATAGGCCGTCGGCGGCTCATGGCGTCGTACCCGCCAGCGCGGTGCGAAGTGACCTATTAACATTTCGCGTTTCATCCCAAAGCCTTGCGCTTTATGTATTTCAAAGCCCGCGGCAATCAGCCCGTGCCGCACAACGCCAGCCGTCGTATACGTGGCGAGTGTTGCATTGGGGGCGGCCAAGCGGGCCAGCGCTTTAAAAATAGATGTGTGCCACATATCTGGGTTTTTTGCGGGCGCAAAACCGTCCAAATAAAACGCATCGGCGCGTAACCATAGCTGGGGCAGTAAATCGCGAATATCTCCCAAAGCAAGGGTTAGGATGACGCGCCCTTCCTCAAATTCCAAGCGATGTAATCCCGACGTCAAAATAGGCCAGGCTGCACATAAATGGCGCGTCAATGGAGCGAGCTTGGCGTTAATCAGGCGTTGTTGGAGGAGGTGTAAATTCTCGCGCGTGAATGGATGTTTTTCAATCGAGACGAAATGCAAGCGTGCGCAACGTGCCGGGTCGTCACGCCAGGCCGCCCATGTCGCTAGAAAGTTAATGCCGGCACCAAAGCCGGTCTCAACGATCGAAAAAATCGCTTGGCCGGCCCAGCGCGCAGGCAGTTGATTCCCTGCCATAAAGACACGCTGTGCTTGCGTAAACCCACCTGCAGCACTATGGTAAATATCCGAGAATGCGGCGGAATAAGGCGTGCCGTCTTCAAGTAAGGTAAGTGGGGCCGGAATAATCGTAGGCATTTTAGATAGAACTAGCGGATTGGGCCGCCGGTTTAAGAGGGCGTTTAAGCTCGAATTTTCTGATTTTGGCGGTCCGCGGGTTGATTGTTAAGTAAAAAACAGCAAAAAACGTTGGCAAAAACCAACGTTTGCCTTGAATTGGCAATGGTTTGGCGCAAGATAGACACGCAGCTTGATATACACTGTAGCTGCATTGCGGCAGGGCTTGTAAACGGGCTTAAAGCCGCCCCGGTACTAGCTTTGTGGCGCTTTATGCCGGACCATGCTATGTTATGTTGACGCTGCTGCTACAAAAGACGGACGTAGCGACAAGCTTGTCAGTATTCTATGCTGACCGATATTCTGTCTGTTTTAACTCAACTGAGAAGGAAATTTTTATGAACAAGCAAGAACTGATTGATGCTATCTCCTCAAAAACGGAAGCGAGTAAGGCCACTATCGGTGCAATATTAAGTGAGTATGTAGAAGTCGTTAAAAAGACAGTGGCAAAGAAAGGGTCAGTCGAATGGCTTGGTTTTGGTAAATTTTCCTCAGGTGAGCGCGCAGCGCGTGAAGGCCGTAATCCAAAGACCGGTGAAAAAATCAAAATCGCCGAAACTAGAACAGTTAAGTTTACCGCTGGCAAAGCATTCAAAGAAGCGGTGAATGGTAAGGCGAAGAAGTAAGAACACTTTAGTACTTTGAACCCGCCCCGCGCGGGTTTTTTAGTCTATGCTTGCGGTGCTTATGCAAAAGTTTTTCATTTGATGCTCAACGCGGCTGGGATGTGGCGCCCCATTTGGTCAGAATTTTAATAATCTGACCGGCATATTTGTCGCGATACTCCGGTGTTTCAGAGTGGTAAGAGCCGATCGCTCGCCAAGTATTGCCATATTTATCCATCTTTTGGCGCAAATGCCAAGCCGCGATATAGACGCTGGCGCAGGGCTCCATCAGTGTGTTGGATGAGACGCCATATTTAGAGAGCGCTGGAAGGTGGATTGAATTAATTTGCATCAGTCCGTAATCGGTTGAGCCATTATCATTTTTGCGCATGGCGTCTGGGCGATAGCGTGATTCTTGCCAGGCGATGGCGCGCAAAATGACCGGATTCACACGTTGGTAGCGCGCTGCATCGTCGAAACAATCGGCCTGTACTGGCAACGCAGCAGATGCACTAAGCAAAATGATGAGGTAAATGAGCGACTTTAGCATTCCAATTCCTAGTTTTGACACTGGGTGGGTGTGAGTAGCATAATCAGCGACTTCGCGGTTCGCGGCATTGATGCGTACTCTAGCTTATATGAACGAAATTATCTGAAAATTGTATTCTAATGCGCTGTCTAATTTATGTTCTTTTTATTGCCTGGCTTGCCATTCAGCCGGCGCGTGCTCAAGTTACGCTCAATTTTGTGAATGCGGAAGTCGATCAGGTTGCAAAAGCGATTGGGGCGGCGACCAATCAAACCATTATTGTTGATCCGCGCGTTAAGGGGCGGCTTAATTTAGTGTCTGAGCACTCCGTGACCGCGGCGCAGGCATTAAAAACCCTACAATCTGCGCTACGCATGCAAGGTTTTGCTCTAGTGCAAGATCATGGCGTGTTAAAAGTCGTGCCAGAGGCTGATGCAA belongs to Mycoavidus sp. B2-EB and includes:
- a CDS encoding bile acid:sodium symporter family protein — its product is MRAKFQPNFLTLSILSAVILANFLPCQGEATVAFSWAANGAISLIFFLHGAKLPRATLIAGAMHWRLHLLIFGCTFAMFPLLGLALQPILSPLVTPTLYTGVLFLCILPSTIQASITFTAIAKGNVAAAICSAPASNLLGILITPLFASLIFSQHGINHALWLSSVKQVTLLLLVPFIIGQIACRWLAASFERHARPLEWIEQCALPLVAYTAFSEAVVQGLWSQIAPHSLLGLIVVNGALLVLALIVTGYLSKLAGFTQADRITILFCGSQRSLASGVAIAQIVFAGYAVGIAILPLLLFHPMQLIVGSLLAQYYRTRAKPYKLAPLSSRD
- a CDS encoding nitronate monooxygenase family protein → MALPTVLQNLVLPVIAAPMFTVSYPELVLAQCKAGIVGAFPALNARPPELLNAWLTEIKQALDAYQAAQPEARIGPLAVNQIIHSTNTRLEHDVRVCVEHRVPIFITSLREPIRELIDAVHAYGGIVLHDVISIRHAHKALEAGVDGLILVAAGAGGHAGNLSPFALVGEVRRFFTGPLVLSGAITTGQAIFATQAMGADLAYIGTRFIATHEAHATDQYKNAIIEAQATDIIYTNLFTGVHGNYIRQSIVNAGLDPNQLPSADKSKMVFNNHQAKAWRDIWGAGQGVGLIDDLPSVAELVTRLKSEYTQAHRQFD
- the bioB gene encoding biotin synthase BioB, encoding MTQATCASHNAAPATLKPLTCATGEANSAPWKIADVLALYELPFNDLLFRAQQTHRAHFDANVVQLSTLLSIKTGGCPEDCAYCPQSSHYETDVTADKLMPLDEVISAAKAAKAHGATRFCMGAAWRSPKERHLAPVLEMIRAVKALGLETCVTLGMLEKPQAQALKEAGLDYYNHNLDTSPEFYGQIISTRTYQERLDTLEHVRAAEINVCCGGIVGLGESRRERAGLIAQLANLDPYPESVPINNLVQVEGTPLSGTEPLDPFEFVRTIAVARITMPRAMVRLSAGREQMDVALQALCFFAGANSIFYGEKLLTTTNPQAEADRTLLARLGMRAEADCAA
- the bioD gene encoding dethiobiotin synthase, with product MDRSYSFFVTGTDTEIGKTLTSSALLHAFGARGLRTAAMKPIAAGAEYRNGVWCNEDAEFLAQAANVALPTALTTPYLCQEALAPHLAARQDGIHLEIEQILQCYATVAQAANCVVVEGVGGFQVPLDDHYDTADLARALKLPVVLVVGLRLGCLNHALLTAAAIRANGLSFVGWVANQIDPAMRYVDENMATLRVRFEQQYSAPLLGKIPHLESPSAATAALYLNIDPLLALCAERL
- the bioF gene encoding 8-amino-7-oxononanoate synthase: MEALATLSNQLRELDAQALRRQRRCAETSCATHMQVDGRAVINFASNDYLGLASHPKLVAALVDGATRYGVGSGGSHLLGGHSRAHALLEDQLAAFAGGFIDKPRALYFCTGYMANLATLSALASPAKSASEQAATIFSDALNHASLIDGARLARANVQIYPHADTVALETLLSVCKTPLKLIVTDALFSMDGDLAPLNELLALAEKYGAWLVVDDAHGFGVLGSHGAGTLAAFELHSPQLIYIATLGKAAGVAGAFVIAHDTVIEWLIQRARPYIFTTASPPAIAHAASASLSLIASSEGQTRRAQLQQRIAQTRALLQQTAWQAVDSVTAIQPLIIGANAPTLACAAQLAAQGLWVPAIRPPTVEPGASRLRISLSANHSSADLEQLSTALLTSAI
- the bioA gene encoding adenosylmethionine--8-amino-7-oxononanoate transaminase; translated protein: MMTPNQTPLATEWIARSLHAVWHPCTQMKHHEQLPLVPLARGAGAWLYDVDSHRYLDAISSWWVNLFGHANAYINDAIKAQLDTLEHAMLAGCTHAPAIELAERLNALTGGALGHAFFASDGASAVEIALKMSFHYWRNSGLTSKQEFVCVANGYHGETIGALGVTDVALFKTAYDPLLRHAHIAPSPDARQAQPGESAADVAQRSIAAITELFEARHNHIAAIIIEPLVQCAAGMAMHDPSFITKLRALCDRYAVHLITDEIAVGCGRTGTFFAYEQAGIQPDFLCLSKGISGGYLPLSVVLTRPAIYAAFYADDTARGFLHSHSYTGNPLACRAALATLDLFEKEDVLARNRSKSELLARLLEPLTTHPHVRHLRRCGTIIAFDVTPKMVTPDHAPDMPPQKISTPAMSFSRRFFETALQNELLLRPIHHTVYLMPPYILSNDEITLLAERTCATLEQVLSESV
- the mnmC gene encoding bifunctional tRNA (5-methylaminomethyl-2-thiouridine)(34)-methyltransferase MnmD/FAD-dependent 5-carboxymethylaminomethyl-2-thiouridine(34) oxidoreductase MnmC; protein product: MPTIIPAPLTLLEDGTPYSAAFSDIYHSAAGGFTQAQRVFMAGNQLPARWAGQAIFSIVETGFGAGINFLATWAAWRDDPARCARLHFVSIEKHPFTRENLHLLQQRLINAKLAPLTRHLCAAWPILTSGLHRLEFEEGRVILTLALGDIRDLLPQLWLRADAFYLDGFAPAKNPDMWHTSIFKALARLAAPNATLATYTTAGVVRHGLIAAGFEIHKAQGFGMKREMLIGHFAPRWRVRRHEPPTAYVARERHALVIGAGFAGCALTERLAARGWHVSLIEQSKTCAAGASGNPVSVFHPFITRDDNAAARASRAGFLYALRRWQTLAPIDTFLWRAQGLIQIAANQTALDAMQATLSRLAYPAELVSSVTRAEASALAGLELAQGGWYFPRGGWLDPASLCQAQLITAGAALTPYFQHKINRLVYRENLWHALDDTGRSIVAAPVAILANANDAARLAGLHYVQTHSIRGQLTALPTPTVRLQIPITGSGYLAPLTSTSLLAGASYELDDPNPMPCVESHQHNLNQLAQLAPSLANRFDPNTLAGYVAFRCVANDRMPFIGPIADEHAAQRINAQSLDVPRAPGLFGAFAYGSRGLVWATLGAELIASQLDGEPMPIERSLIQVLDPARFLLRALRQKN
- a CDS encoding HU family DNA-binding protein, which gives rise to MNKQELIDAISSKTEASKATIGAILSEYVEVVKKTVAKKGSVEWLGFGKFSSGERAAREGRNPKTGEKIKIAETRTVKFTAGKAFKEAVNGKAKK
- a CDS encoding lytic transglycosylase domain-containing protein, encoding MLKSLIYLIILLSASAALPVQADCFDDAARYQRVNPVILRAIAWQESRYRPDAMRKNDNGSTDYGLMQINSIHLPALSKYGVSSNTLMEPCASVYIAAWHLRQKMDKYGNTWRAIGSYHSETPEYRDKYAGQIIKILTKWGATSQPR